The Hydrogenispora ethanolica region CCATCAATGCGTAGAGGACTGTCTTAGAAGGCTTAACCTTTCCTAATTCAATCTTTGAATAGTTCGATTGGCTCATGCCGATCTCGGCGCCAAAATCTGTTTGATTCAATTTATATAAATTTCGAATTGCCAGAAGGCGTTCTTTAAAGTCATTTTTAGTCATATCAATTAATTACCTCTTGACATTTAGTCAAATTAACTATAAAATGAAAACAAATAAATGGGAAAATATTCTTAATCAGTAAAAAGAAACAATCAAACAAAGCAAGTCCAAACGCTTATCAACTGTTTGGCCGTGATTTCGTATTGCCTAAAATTACACGTATTTTAATTATACCATATTTTGCCTAGCAAGTAACAGGAGACCATGCCGCAAATCGCCGAAAAAAACGAACCGACCCTCAAACAACAGATCGCCGCCAGCCGCGCCAGGCTCCACCGCCTCTGGAACCGCCACGGCCACACCACCCCCGCCGTCCTGGCCGCCAGCATCGAGCTGGATGAACTGCTGAACCGGTATCAGCGGGAGGAAAAGTCCGACCTGAACCTGGATTTAGCGGATTCAATAGATGACAGGATTTAAAACACCCGTTGGTACAAGGGTTTGGATCAAGGAATCCTTGAATCAGGCGAATCCTGGTTCGGACAAAAGGCCCGAATTGCGACCTAACCTCCAGCTCCTTCCCTGAACAAGGAAGGAGAGTGGTTATTTCCAAAACGTGATTTGGAACCGGACGAACCGGGTTATAGTATCACTACTTATTTTGAAACGTACCGCCATGCACCTCCGAACGCTCTGCCCCACGTCCCCCGGCTGTCATCTCTCCTTCCCCTGCCAGGCAATGTCATCAAGCTATCGTGGAAAAATTTCGCTGACGAATTGAACGCCGACCGGGCGATAAATCACCCGGCTACAAGGCGAAAGGACCTTGAAAGGCCCTAAAAAACGGGATAAAATATTCTGCTGAAAATTAGCCAGGGAAGGCTTCCATCTTGTAGCCGGGGCATTCATGCCCCGGTTGGCCCGCTTGGAAGTCTCAGCGATGGCCTAAAAGATAGGCCCGAGTTTTGGGCGATTCACCTCTCCCCCGTCGAATATCTTCTTCGAAATCAGCATCGCCGGGGAGAGGCCGGGAGAGAGGTCGCTTTTGGAGTTCGTAGCTTGTCATAAAATACACTTCCATTTTATCCCACGATAGCTTGATGACATTGCCCTGCCAGGGAAGGAGGGGAGGATAGGTGAGCCTCTTTTTACCCCCGAACCAGGATTCAACGGATGAACAGGATTTAAAACACCGGTTGAGGCAGAGCGGGATTTAAACAATATTCCCGCTTTCTTTCGCCGCTAAAAAAATTTCTTGCACGACATTCCAAATCGTAGTGGACCCATCTCGAATATGTTGATTTTTTTCTTGTAATTGCCGAAACGAGATTCCGTGAACTTTCCAAGCATAATATTCCGTTAAATGATTTTGCAAAATTGGCTCAAACCGGTCGAGCGCCGCGGCAAATTTGGCCTCGGGACTTTCCCTTGCTTCGAATTCCCTCCACAACCTGATGAATTCTTCTTTTTGATCCTCGGGCAATATCCCAAAAATCCTTTCAGCGGCGGTGCTTTCCTTTTCCTGAGCGAGGGTCCGCATTTCCGTATCGTAGACGATGATATCGCCGGCGTCGATTTCGACAATGTCGTGAATCAACGTCATTTTAACAACTTTGGCTACATCAATGCTGGGCTCGTTCGAATACTCCGCCAAAATCAAAGCCATTAACGCCAAATGCCAGGCATGCTCGGCATCATTTTCAAAACGCGATTGATCCAATAGCTTTGTTTTCCTAAAAATATGCTTGATTTTATCGATTTCGATTAAAAATTCAATTTGACGCTCCAGCCGGTTGGGAACCGATTGCATGCTTCGGTACGCTCCTTTCGGTTAACTTAACGATCAAAATAATCATTTGGCATATATCGCAAGCAGTTTTCGCGCATTCAAAATCATTGTAACATCGTTCGACGCTCTATAGTTATTTGAATGCGCCGTATTTCATAAATAAATGGGTCATGTTGATATAGGCCGCAAAGGAGTGGGGGTTGGTTGCCAAAGAAATGAAGCTTGCGGGTTACATGCCGATACCAGTCCAAAACGGCAACCCCTCGTTCCGTGATTTTGGCCCCAACGCGCTTCAATGCCGGAGCAATACTGACTTCGCGATCCCAAAATGCTATAATAAGCACAGGAACCCGGGCCTTCGATAATCCGATAAAGTTCCGCCAAAGGAAATGAGGCACTTGATATGAAAAATAACGAGGCATTGAACGTTTTAACAAAAGAACAATTGATACAGTTGATCGGTATCTATTCCAAGAACTGGCTCGCCATGGATGGCGTATGGTTTCAGTCCGTGGAGCGGAAATTGGGGATGGACGAAGCCATGTTCCATGATGAGCAGGCATGGAAAAGATTCACCGTCATCGAAGCGAGAAGAATCAAAGAGTTTCTTCAGCTACCGGAGCAAGCCGGTTTGGAAGGGCTTAAAAAGGCGTTGTCATTTCGGTTTTATGCCAATATTAATAAGGATGAAGTCAGCATCAGCGGGAATACCCTCACCTACCGCGTCATAGAATGCAGAGTTCAAACCGCCAGACAGCGAAAAGGCATGGATTTTCATCCCTGCAGGGCGGTCGGAATTTTTGAATATTCTGAATTTGCCAAAGTTATCGATAAGCGCATTTCGTGCAAATGCCTGAGCTGTTATCCCGAGATCAACGATCAGTCCTGTTGCTGTTCCTGGCTATTTGTACTGGATGATGGCGCTGAATGAAATAAGGATCGACCTGGACCTGGATTCAACGGATTGAACGGATGAACGGGAATTAAAACACTGATTGGTACAAGGGGTTTTGGATCAAGCGAATCCTTGAATCAGGCGGATTAAGGTTCGACCTAACCTCCAGCTCCTTCCCTGAACAAGGAAGGAGAGTGGTCATTTCCGAAACGTGATTTGAGACCGGAAGAACTGGGTTGCAGTTACATGTTTGAACATACCGCCATGCACCTTCGAACGTTCTGCCCCACGTCCCCCGGCGATCATCTCTCCTTCCCTTGCCAGGGAAGGAGGGGAGGATAGGTGAGGCCCGAACCCGAACCCGGCTTCAAGGACTGAACGGATGGCTAGGATTTAAAACACCCGTTGGTACAAGGATTTTGGATCAAGCGAATCCTTGAATCACGCGGATCAAGGTTCAGACAATCTTTTTTGATTGCATACCTTCCATAAAAAATGCCGACATAAATATAAGTAGCCGGTATTGA contains the following coding sequences:
- a CDS encoding aspartyl-phosphate phosphatase Spo0E family protein: MPQIAEKNEPTLKQQIAASRARLHRLWNRHGHTTPAVLAASIELDELLNRYQREEKSDLNLDLADSIDDRI
- a CDS encoding HD domain-containing protein, with the protein product MQSVPNRLERQIEFLIEIDKIKHIFRKTKLLDQSRFENDAEHAWHLALMALILAEYSNEPSIDVAKVVKMTLIHDIVEIDAGDIIVYDTEMRTLAQEKESTAAERIFGILPEDQKEEFIRLWREFEARESPEAKFAAALDRFEPILQNHLTEYYAWKVHGISFRQLQEKNQHIRDGSTTIWNVVQEIFLAAKESGNIV
- a CDS encoding DUF6125 family protein, producing the protein MKNNEALNVLTKEQLIQLIGIYSKNWLAMDGVWFQSVERKLGMDEAMFHDEQAWKRFTVIEARRIKEFLQLPEQAGLEGLKKALSFRFYANINKDEVSISGNTLTYRVIECRVQTARQRKGMDFHPCRAVGIFEYSEFAKVIDKRISCKCLSCYPEINDQSCCCSWLFVLDDGAE